CCTTTCCAGACAAACTTGACTACAAGCTTGGAAGGTCCGCAAGATCAAGAACGTCTCGCCCAATACGGAACCGTAGCTGAAATAGCGAGACAGTTGCTTGATGGTGTCGACCAGCCCTCTTCTGAAGGAGTCTATCAAGACCCCCAAATAGTTGCTGACATCGTGGCGGAATTAGTTGCAATGCCTTCTGGAAAACGTCCCCTACGAACCATTGCAGGAGCTATCGATTTTGGGCTTTCTCCAGTGAACGAAGCCAAGCTACAAGCACAGCGCGTTGCGCTCGACGCTTGGGGACTCACTCAGCTCACGCAGCCATTGAAACCCACGACGCTGTGAACTAGCAAAGAAACTTAAGAGAAATTTTGTCTAGCGCTAGTGGTTTATCGCATTAATTTATGATGGTTGTACAAGTTCGTAGTCAGGACTTTAGTCCTAGATTCTTTGAGCGCTTAAGCGCTGACTACGAAGCCTTCAAAATAAATGCGATAGACCACTAGTCTTTGACATCAAACCCTGGTTGAGTCGGCACGATCAAGGTGGATAAAATGGCAATCTTATATATTTCGGAAGCTGAAAACCCAGTGGCTTCAGTCCTGGGATGAAAGCGTAAGCAACTTTAGTTGCCGTGTCAAACAATCTTTGTTGTATCTTCATCATCTATTATGCTCGCCGTGTTAGCATAAAGGTGTAGTAGGTTAGGTCGAGCCGATGATAATTTACGAGTTTAAAATCAAAGGGAAAGACAAACAGTATAGGGCGATAGATGATGCTATTCGCACTAGTCAATTCATCCAAAACAAGTGTTTACGTCTTTGGCTGGACAATAAAGATAAAAAAATTGACAAGTATGCATTAAACAAACATTGCGCCGTACTAGCTGCTGAATTTCCTTTTGCTGATCAACTCAACTCAATGGCTCGTCAATCTGCGGCTGAGCGTGCGTGGAGTGCGATAGTTCGGTTTTACGAGAATTGTAAGAAGAAAATTCCGGGGAAAAAAGGCTTTCCAAAGTTGAAGAAACACTGCCGTTCTGTCGAATATAAAACATCTGGATGGAAGCTTTCTACAAATCGTAAAGCCATAACCTTTTCAGACAAGAAGGGAATGGGAACCTTGAAACTAAAGGGAACTTATGACTTGAACTATTATGACATCAAGCAAATTAAACGTGTTCGATTAGTGCGTCGCGCTGATGGATACTACGCTCAATTTGCAATTGATGTTGAGCTGGAAGTGGAGACTCAACCAACAGGTCAAATAGTCGGTATTGATTTGGGATTGAAGTATTTTATTGCTGACAATAACGGCAATGTAGAACAATCTCCCCAGTTTTACCGCAAATCTGAAAAGCAATTAAATCGCGCCAACCGCAAGGAATCTCAGAAGTACGATTCAGCTAAAAAGAAAGCCAAAAAACCACAATCTACCAACTACCACAAAGCCAGAAATCGATATGCTCGGAAGCATTTAAGAGTAAGTAGGCAGCGAAAAGAATATTGCAAACGAGTGGCATATTCCGTCATCCAATCTAACGATTTGGTAGCCTATGAAGACTTAAATGTCAAAGGCTTGGTACGTAATCGACATCTAGCTAAATCGATCACTGATGCGGGCTGGTCAACTTTCCGCTCATGGTTAGAGTATTTTGGGCACAAGTACGGTAAGGTTACAGTTGCCGTGCCCGCCCACAATACAAGTCAGAATTGCTCTAACTGTGGTCAGAAGGTGAAAAAGTCTCTATCTACCAGGACTCATGTTTGTCCACACTGCGGTTTTGTGGAGGATAGAGACGTGAACGCCGCCATCAACATCCTGAAAAGGGGACTCAGTACCGTGGGGCACACGGGAACCTACGCTTGGGGAGATTTGCCCTCTTGGGCGGTTGGCGCAAGCCTGCTGTCTAATGGTGAGTCAATGAACCAAGAATCCCACGGCTTTTTACGGGAATGAGCGCAAAGCGCGATATTCACGTAGCCGTGGGAGTGTCAACTCTTTGTTAAGATTGCCAAATTTTCCATAAATAGCTAGAAATCAAATTAGTCATGATATGAGCAACAATCGGCACCAATAAGTTACCACTGAGGAGCGCCCCATAACCCAGAAATAATCCGACAACGCTTGCCCAAATGACATAGGGCCATTGTTGGGTATCACTGAGGTGTAATATACCAAAACAAAGACTTGAGAAGATGACAGCTACATGGTCGTATCCAAAGGCTGGTAGCATCACACCCCGAAATAACAATTCTTCACTTAATCCTGGTAGTAACCCTAGCCATATCAAGTCGGGCATTGCCAAGGGCTTTAGCACCATTTCTAAGTAATAATCGGCACTTCTACGGTAAGGAAGCCACAAGCGATAAGCTATGCCACTCAAGAGAGTGATGCATAAACCTAACAAGACTCCCCAAAGCAACTCTCTTTCGTGCCAGCGCCAAGACATTAAGGAAATGTTACCCAATTGCAACCACACCTTGGCGATTATCCATAAAAGAATTGCAGTCACTCCCATCGCCACTAGCACCTGGGTACGTGTCAAATAGGGAACTTCTGGCTCTTGCTTGTGCTGTTGTGCCACGGGAGTTTACCTGAGGAGTGGGGGAGTTGGCGACTTAATGTAGAGACGTGCCATGGCATGTCTCTACAATTAATGATTGCAAAGGAAATATATTTGGGCTAAGGGCAGATGGGTTAATGCCTGCTTTGAGGGCGGCTAATACACCTACAGCCTCTAAATATGTGTTTACCTGTACTGATTTTATCCCTAAAGGTTGGGGTCGAACATCTACCTGAGTCTGATTTTCCTCCACCGTAATAATTTGGCATCGCCTATTCTCACTTAAACTCAGTAAGGCGCTACTGCCACAAGCGGTTGCGGGTACAATCACCGCATCAACTTGATTAGCCCAAATATCGCCAGATTGGGACAATTCATCAGACGCCCTAATAAACTGGGGTGCGCGGCTCAAACCAACAAGCACACTGGATAAAAAAGTATAGCCCAATTCTTCGGCAGCAGAACGGGGAGATAAATTTGGATCTAGAGGTGGGGGACAGAAGGCGGGGGAATGGGCGCAAGGAATTTGAAAAGTTCGTACAATCAAATGGCTGATCACGGCTTCTGCACCAGCGATGGGATCGACTCCTTTACCTTGGCGATAGTTTTGCTCTGCCTCTTCATCAACAGTATCAGGAAAACGCGCAACGATTGCGATCGCCTCCGCCCCCGCCCTTTTAATTAAGACTTGGGCCGCCCGTAGTAAACTATCCGGGTTGCCTATGGTTCCCCAACTTGCGCCAGATGCTGATGTCCGTAATTCTACATTTAACGGTGCATCACTTATGACGTAATCTGTTATGGATAATCCCAGAGTTGCTCTAGCTGCATCCGTTGCTTGCAGGTGTCGCAGCCGTAATTCTGGTTCAATTCCTTGGTCAAAAAGCAAACCTATCCGATTTTGATGCACTGGACGCAAACCCCAGCATCCAGCGGCAAATTTGTCAAGCCCGTAACCTTCAACGTAGAAAGTATTGGGTAGGTTCCAGTATAAGCTAGCACCATTGAGGACATTGGGGTGGGTAATTAGGCGATCGCAAACCTGTGAAGCAGCTTTTGCAACAGGCAATGCATCTCCTGCATAGCCTCCAATCGCTGCTCCAACACCGGTAGGTACAATTAAGATAGCGGTATATGGACGCACAAAGAAATTAGAAACTTAGGTAGTTGGTAGTTGGTAGTTGGTAGTTGGTAGTTGGTAGTTGGTAGTTGTTTTTTTTACTATCCACTATCCACTATCTACTAAGACTCACTATTTGCTATTAGCTTTCTGTAGTGACAACAGCTTCAATAGTGCATGCTTGCTGTTCAACATCCACAGAGGTAATTGCCCAACGTAGGGGTTCTCCCTGTTTTTTCAATTCTGCTTCAATGACTTTTTGTAGTTCCGTGGGAGTTTCTTGTAGGTCAATTTCTGCGGTGATAAAATGGGTTGTCATTTTTTTACTCCTAACTCATGTAGAGACGCGCCATAGATGCACAATGACGCGTCTCTACATTATTTACCAAATTGCAACTGATAAACTATTTCTTCTTTTTCTGTTTCAATTTTCAAATCTGAACGAGGATAGGCAACGCAAAGCAAGACATAGCCCTGTTGTTGAAGTTGTGGACTCACGCCCATACCATCACTTTGATCCACACTTCCGGAGAGAATTTGGGCAGCGCAAGTCGTACAAACACCAGCATGACAGGAACTCGGTAACTCTAAACCAGCTGCATCAGCAACTGATAGGATGGTTTGATTTTCAGGAACTTGCAAAGTATGAGTTTTGCCTTGGTGGTTAATCTCAACGGTGTAAGTTTCGGGCATATACAAGAGCAGCGCTATGCAACGGATAAGTCAAATATCTTATCTTATAAATAGGTAGACAACACAATAAACAACCGCAAGCAATCATAGCTATTTTGAAAGAGCTTGACTAGCGAGGGCGCTATCCAGTGATAATTATAAGTCCTTGCCAGACAAAAAACTTAAACTAGGGAGGCTTCTCGCCTGTTGATCTCACCTGTCGCCATTTCTCAGGGAGAACTCCTGTAACGTTGGGAAGTCATTGTAAACACAGATAAATTTTTGACCAAAATCATTTTGGAGAGCAGAATGCTGGAATCATACCGCAGTCACGTTGCCGAAAGAGCCGCACTAGGAATTCCTCCCTTGCCATTGGATGCAAATCAAACATCACAATTGTGCGAATTACTGAAAAATCCCCCTACAGGTGAAGAGGATACATTACTGGAATTGTTACGCGATCGCGTTTCCCCTGGAGTCGATCCCGCAGCTTACGTCAAAGCTGGGTTTCTCACCGCGATTGCCAAAGAGGAAATCACCAGCCCCCTCATTTCACCTATCGAAGCCGTGCAAATGCTGGGCACAATGGTGGGTGGCTACAACGTACAATCATTAATCGAACTGCTGCAAACTCCCACCGTATCCCTATCATCATCTTCTGAAGTGCCTCTGGTGATGGGGGGACAAGGAAAGGAACCCATGGCAGCATACGCCGCCAATGCCTTAAGCAAAACGTTGCTGGTGTATGACGCCTTCCATGATATCTTGAAATTATCTAAAACCGATCCCTTCGCCAAGCGTGTGATAGATTCTTGGGCAGAAGCTGAGTGGTTCACCATTCGTCCGGTTATACCAGAATTCATCAATGTCACTGTCTTCAAAGTTCCTGGTGAGACGAATACCGATGACTTATCCCCTGCAACCCACGCCACCACACGCCCGGATATTCCTTTACACGCCTTGGCGATGCTGGAAACCAAAATGCCTGGTGCGCTGCAAACGATTGCCGAGTTGAAGAAAAAAGGGTATCCCCTGGCTTACGTGGGAGATGTGGTGGGTACTGGTTCCTCCCGCAAGTCGGCAATTAACTCAGTGTTATGGCACATTGGACATGATATTCCTTATGTACCCAACAAGCGGGCGGGCGGATATATTTTAGGCGGTACTATTGCGCCTATCTTCTTCAACA
The sequence above is a segment of the Mastigocladopsis repens PCC 10914 genome. Coding sequences within it:
- a CDS encoding RNA-guided endonuclease InsQ/TnpB family protein, translated to MIIYEFKIKGKDKQYRAIDDAIRTSQFIQNKCLRLWLDNKDKKIDKYALNKHCAVLAAEFPFADQLNSMARQSAAERAWSAIVRFYENCKKKIPGKKGFPKLKKHCRSVEYKTSGWKLSTNRKAITFSDKKGMGTLKLKGTYDLNYYDIKQIKRVRLVRRADGYYAQFAIDVELEVETQPTGQIVGIDLGLKYFIADNNGNVEQSPQFYRKSEKQLNRANRKESQKYDSAKKKAKKPQSTNYHKARNRYARKHLRVSRQRKEYCKRVAYSVIQSNDLVAYEDLNVKGLVRNRHLAKSITDAGWSTFRSWLEYFGHKYGKVTVAVPAHNTSQNCSNCGQKVKKSLSTRTHVCPHCGFVEDRDVNAAINILKRGLSTVGHTGTYAWGDLPSWAVGASLLSNGESMNQESHGFLRE
- a CDS encoding CPBP family intramembrane glutamic endopeptidase, yielding MAQQHKQEPEVPYLTRTQVLVAMGVTAILLWIIAKVWLQLGNISLMSWRWHERELLWGVLLGLCITLLSGIAYRLWLPYRRSADYYLEMVLKPLAMPDLIWLGLLPGLSEELLFRGVMLPAFGYDHVAVIFSSLCFGILHLSDTQQWPYVIWASVVGLFLGYGALLSGNLLVPIVAHIMTNLISSYLWKIWQS
- a CDS encoding DUF3326 domain-containing protein, with amino-acid sequence MRPYTAILIVPTGVGAAIGGYAGDALPVAKAASQVCDRLITHPNVLNGASLYWNLPNTFYVEGYGLDKFAAGCWGLRPVHQNRIGLLFDQGIEPELRLRHLQATDAARATLGLSITDYVISDAPLNVELRTSASGASWGTIGNPDSLLRAAQVLIKRAGAEAIAIVARFPDTVDEEAEQNYRQGKGVDPIAGAEAVISHLIVRTFQIPCAHSPAFCPPPLDPNLSPRSAAEELGYTFLSSVLVGLSRAPQFIRASDELSQSGDIWANQVDAVIVPATACGSSALLSLSENRRCQIITVEENQTQVDVRPQPLGIKSVQVNTYLEAVGVLAALKAGINPSALSPNIFPLQSLIVETCHGTSLH
- a CDS encoding 2Fe-2S iron-sulfur cluster-binding protein, whose translation is MPETYTVEINHQGKTHTLQVPENQTILSVADAAGLELPSSCHAGVCTTCAAQILSGSVDQSDGMGVSPQLQQQGYVLLCVAYPRSDLKIETEKEEIVYQLQFGK